From the Candidatus Binatia bacterium genome, one window contains:
- a CDS encoding ABC transporter transmembrane domain-containing protein, whose translation MERGTSYRRLLSYLRPYVWPRFVGGAACMLVFSATTFYLPFLIRNVFDDIFAARDWAMLAWLPVLSLLVFAVRSLANYGSSYLIEWVAQKIVVDFRKALNERVQHLPLSFFNRTPTGAIVSRATSDVTQVNTALTQSTIALLQDTTSLIALLAAAFVLDWSLALIAFVGFPIAVLPVIQLSSRLRRHARAGQEALGTLAALLQETAQGNRVVKAFGMEAYEQERFAAESRRVFHYQMKATRARAFIQPIMEMLAAFGAAGVIWYGGYSVLSGTRTQGAFLGFMAALMLVYEPFKRLAKVNSEIQRGLASASRVFEILDEPDEIDERAGALALGPLSDAIRLEAVRFQYPKRAGDRAAAAAGAKSEGLDAEAALDGIDLTLKRGEAVAVVGASGGGKSTLADLIPRFCDPTSGRVTVDGTDLREVTLASLRDQIGIVTQFTFLFNDTIRANIAYGSSVARSDEVEAAARAAHAHEFISELPDGYDTVVGELGVMLSGGQRQRLAIARALMKNAPILILDEATSALDSESERLVQDAIDHLMDGRTTLVIAHRFSTIRRCHRIVVLDRGRIIEEGTHEELYERRAAYRSLHDQQALAHAVAADADPRPA comes from the coding sequence ATGGAGCGCGGCACGAGCTATCGGCGCCTGCTGTCCTACCTGCGCCCGTACGTCTGGCCGCGGTTCGTGGGCGGCGCGGCGTGCATGTTGGTCTTCAGCGCGACCACGTTCTACCTGCCCTTCCTGATCCGGAACGTCTTCGACGACATCTTCGCTGCCCGGGATTGGGCGATGTTGGCCTGGCTTCCGGTCCTCTCGCTGCTCGTCTTCGCCGTCCGAAGCCTCGCGAACTACGGCTCGAGCTATCTCATCGAATGGGTGGCACAGAAGATCGTCGTCGATTTCCGCAAGGCGTTGAACGAGCGCGTTCAGCATCTCCCGCTGTCGTTCTTCAACCGGACGCCGACGGGCGCGATCGTCTCGCGTGCGACGAGCGATGTAACGCAGGTGAACACGGCCCTCACCCAGAGTACGATCGCCCTCCTGCAAGACACGACGTCGCTGATTGCGCTCCTCGCCGCGGCCTTCGTTCTGGATTGGTCACTGGCGCTGATCGCCTTCGTGGGCTTCCCGATTGCGGTCCTTCCCGTGATTCAGCTCTCGAGTCGCTTGCGGCGCCACGCGCGGGCGGGGCAGGAAGCGTTGGGGACGCTCGCGGCTCTCCTGCAGGAGACCGCGCAGGGCAACCGGGTGGTGAAGGCCTTCGGGATGGAGGCCTACGAGCAGGAGCGGTTCGCGGCCGAGAGCCGGCGCGTCTTCCACTATCAGATGAAGGCGACGCGCGCGCGTGCGTTCATCCAGCCGATCATGGAGATGCTGGCCGCCTTCGGGGCGGCTGGGGTCATCTGGTACGGCGGCTACAGCGTTCTGTCGGGCACGCGGACGCAGGGGGCGTTCCTGGGCTTCATGGCGGCTTTGATGCTCGTATACGAGCCATTCAAGCGCCTCGCCAAGGTGAACAGCGAGATCCAACGCGGGCTCGCGTCGGCGAGTCGTGTCTTCGAGATCCTCGACGAGCCAGACGAGATCGACGAACGGGCCGGTGCGCTCGCGCTCGGGCCTTTGTCCGACGCCATTCGGTTGGAAGCCGTTCGGTTTCAGTACCCCAAGCGAGCGGGTGATCGCGCGGCGGCGGCTGCTGGAGCGAAGTCCGAGGGGCTCGACGCGGAAGCCGCGTTGGACGGCATCGACCTCACCCTGAAGCGAGGTGAGGCGGTCGCGGTGGTCGGGGCGAGTGGGGGCGGCAAGTCGACGCTGGCCGATCTCATCCCCCGTTTCTGCGATCCGACGTCTGGGCGGGTGACCGTGGACGGCACCGACCTTCGGGAGGTGACGCTCGCTTCCCTGCGGGACCAGATCGGGATCGTCACGCAGTTCACGTTCCTGTTCAACGACACCATCCGTGCGAACATCGCCTACGGTAGCAGCGTGGCGCGGTCCGACGAGGTCGAAGCGGCCGCCCGCGCGGCGCACGCCCACGAGTTCATCTCCGAGTTACCCGACGGGTACGACACGGTCGTCGGTGAGCTCGGGGTGATGCTTTCGGGCGGGCAGCGGCAGCGGCTGGCCATCGCGCGGGCCCTGATGAAGAACGCGCCGATCCTCATCTTGGACGAGGCGACGTCTGCGCTGGATTCGGAATCGGAGCGGCTCGTGCAGGATGCCATCGACCACCTGATGGACGGCCGCACGACTTTGGTGATCGCGCACCGCTTCTCGACCATCCGTCGCTGCCACCGGATCGTGGTTCTCGACCGCGGACGGATCATCGAGGAGGGGACGCACGAGGAGCTCTACGAGCGGCGTGCCGCGTACCGGAGCCTGCACGACCAGCAGGCGCTCGCACATGCCGTTGCCGCCGACGCGGACCCGAGACCCGCGTGA
- a CDS encoding lysophospholipid acyltransferase family protein produces MKLVPRGSKGERFVVEVGGYLIHLVLRVVAATSRHRYVGAEDILARFAAGDQLIMAFWHGRMVMTPFGYKGAGACIMNSRHRDGALISRAIERLGVEVVHGSSSQGWVGGLKGLLLAAERGRDLVVVPDGPRGPRCRAKGGVVQLARATGLPIFPTSTAARRQKVVAKSWDWLCIPWPFTEIVYAVEEPIWVSSDASQEAMEEARLELERRLNRATETADRELGVASGFTAEYIRGGPPRRRRQEERV; encoded by the coding sequence GTGAAGCTGGTCCCGCGGGGATCGAAGGGTGAGCGCTTCGTTGTCGAGGTCGGCGGCTACCTGATTCACCTCGTGCTGCGAGTGGTCGCCGCGACGAGTCGCCACCGTTATGTCGGAGCGGAGGACATCCTGGCGCGGTTCGCGGCAGGCGACCAGCTCATCATGGCGTTCTGGCACGGTCGCATGGTGATGACGCCGTTCGGTTACAAAGGGGCGGGCGCCTGCATCATGAACAGCCGGCACCGCGACGGCGCCTTGATCTCGAGGGCGATCGAGCGTCTGGGGGTCGAGGTCGTCCACGGCTCCTCGTCGCAGGGCTGGGTAGGGGGCCTGAAGGGGCTCCTGCTGGCGGCAGAGCGCGGGCGCGACCTGGTGGTTGTCCCGGACGGGCCGCGGGGGCCACGCTGTCGGGCGAAGGGCGGTGTGGTTCAGCTCGCCCGGGCGACCGGGCTGCCCATCTTTCCCACGTCCACTGCGGCTCGTCGTCAGAAAGTCGTTGCCAAGAGCTGGGACTGGCTGTGCATCCCGTGGCCGTTCACCGAGATCGTCTACGCGGTCGAGGAGCCGATCTGGGTGTCGAGCGATGCCTCGCAGGAAGCCATGGAAGAGGCGCGTCTCGAGCTCGAACGGCGGCTGAATCGGGCGACAGAGACGGCGGACCGGGAGCTGGGCGTCGCATCCGGCTTCACCGCAGAGTATATACGCGGCGGACCGCCTCGCCGGAGGCGGCAGGAGGAGCGGGTATGA
- a CDS encoding 3-deoxy-D-manno-octulosonic acid transferase: MGLLSAAAVYGESSSPSARLRLYNLLAVVGVLLVGPFAALVSLFKPSWRRGLTHRLGWGWPQSDGRPTLWAHAASVGEVEGIGPLVDRWREKHPEGRVVVSALTATGCDVARTILPFAEVRAFPFDLPGIAPRVARQLRPDLFLFSENEIWPNLLTTLSEMGVPTVQVSGRISESAADTLGRFPVWSADILARVTRFCVQGDGDRERLVELGVDAARVVVTGSLKGDGRMAPSPAFLDEIRRLGRPVIVAGSTHEGEERIVLSALRLLGGQAVAPFWILAPRHPERFEAIAALLDEEHIRYLRRTELTADGGTLEAADVLLLDTIGELAGCFPASTACFIGGSLVPIGGHNLLEPARCGVPIIVGPHLDSVRELAERLQSVGAAAVVNDAAELAQAVSDRIDARPDATAGEAARAVAEESAGSLARTWQYVEQAASEAAVR, from the coding sequence GTGGGTCTACTGAGCGCGGCCGCGGTGTACGGCGAGTCCTCGAGTCCGTCGGCGCGCCTACGCCTATACAATCTGCTCGCGGTCGTCGGCGTTTTGCTCGTCGGACCGTTCGCGGCGCTGGTGAGTCTGTTCAAGCCGTCTTGGCGGCGCGGGCTGACCCATCGTCTTGGGTGGGGTTGGCCGCAATCCGACGGCCGACCGACGCTGTGGGCTCATGCTGCCTCCGTCGGAGAGGTCGAGGGGATCGGTCCGTTGGTCGACCGATGGCGGGAAAAACATCCCGAGGGGCGTGTCGTCGTAAGCGCACTCACGGCGACCGGCTGCGACGTGGCGCGCACGATCCTGCCGTTCGCCGAGGTCCGCGCCTTCCCGTTCGATCTGCCCGGAATCGCGCCCCGTGTGGCCCGGCAGTTACGCCCGGATCTTTTCCTGTTCAGTGAGAACGAGATCTGGCCGAACCTGCTGACGACGCTTTCGGAGATGGGCGTGCCGACAGTGCAGGTGAGCGGACGGATCTCCGAGAGCGCCGCCGACACGCTGGGCCGCTTTCCGGTGTGGAGTGCCGACATCCTCGCGCGCGTCACCCGGTTTTGCGTTCAGGGCGACGGAGACCGGGAGAGGCTGGTTGAACTCGGCGTCGATGCGGCGCGGGTGGTCGTGACCGGCTCGCTCAAGGGAGACGGTCGGATGGCTCCGAGTCCCGCTTTCCTCGACGAGATTCGCAGGCTGGGCCGTCCTGTCATCGTCGCGGGGTCCACGCACGAGGGTGAAGAACGGATCGTCCTCTCCGCCCTTCGGCTGCTCGGTGGGCAGGCCGTGGCGCCGTTCTGGATCCTCGCACCGCGGCATCCCGAGCGCTTCGAGGCGATCGCGGCGCTCCTCGACGAGGAGCACATCCGGTACCTCCGCCGGACGGAACTTACCGCCGACGGCGGGACCCTCGAGGCCGCCGACGTGCTCCTGCTCGACACGATCGGTGAGCTCGCGGGCTGCTTCCCGGCGTCGACTGCTTGCTTCATCGGCGGCTCGCTCGTGCCGATCGGTGGGCACAACCTTCTGGAGCCGGCCCGGTGTGGTGTGCCGATCATCGTAGGCCCGCACCTCGACTCGGTACGGGAGCTGGCCGAGAGGTTGCAGTCCGTTGGCGCGGCCGCCGTGGTGAACGACGCCGCGGAACTTGCTCAGGCGGTGTCCGACCGGATCGATGCGCGACCGGACGCGACGGCGGGAGAGGCCGCACGCGCCGTCGCGGAGGAGTCCGCGGGGAGTCTCGCCCGAACCTGGCAGTACGTGGAGCAGGCCGCTTCCGAGGCAGCGGTACGATGA